The following are encoded in a window of Magnolia sinica isolate HGM2019 chromosome 11, MsV1, whole genome shotgun sequence genomic DNA:
- the LOC131219271 gene encoding cellulose synthase-like protein E6, translated as MTSSPATRLFATRQAPGRLIYKLYFAVFVAGILSLFYYRLTHIPKDHRLLWLFIFLAEFWFAAVWLFQQGFRWAPTFHITYPDRLPESLPKVDVMVCTADPVREPPSLVANTLLSLMAYDYDVDKLAYYLSDDGGSELTFHAAYQASIFSKHWLPFCRKYNVEPRAPQQYFSLENSIAGGSRNFQMDYSSVKKKFEEMQEKIEKAGRNQHVEKETRKQHKGFAEWESKVHPRDHPSIIEVLLRGNGEDVDADGNNMPTLVYVSREKRPGHPHHYKAGALNAMNRVSNLISNAPFILNVDCDMHSNNAQALRHAMCFMLDPKESHRIGYVQFPQSFGGLTKNDLYANGVKRIYEIEFFGANAHNGPMYAGTGSIHRRESLNGRKFTPDYRPNLEEKPAGGNESWRELEAKAKALSSCTYENGKPWGKDMGLMYGCAVEDVFTGVVLQSRGWQSVFCSPKRTAYLGFPPVNTNDTLIQHKRWSTGLLEIFLSDYCPWTHGVGRLKLGQIMCYSFYTLWALWCLPMVCYALFLPLAAANDIPIFPKASDPWFKVFAFLGIASHIFSLGELILAKGTMKMWWNETRMWMMKGSSSYLFSVMVIILKYLGISEAGFEITSKVIDEEALKRYKKELMEFAVASPMFIPPTTLSLLNLFYFLKAMMIMVTTGGWAIFDHMALQIIISGYISLISVPLYEAMFFRKDKGRMPTSITIYSMGLALALLSLFSPFI; from the exons ATGACGTCATCTCCCGCTACCCGACTCTTTGCCACCCGCCAAGCGCCTGGGCGTCTCATCTACAAGCTCTACTTCGCCGTGTTCGTCGCCGGAATATTGTCTCTCTTCTACTACCGTCTGACACACATCCCCAAAGACCACCGCCTTCTCTGGCTCTTCATATTCCTCGCCGAATTCTGGTTTGCAGCCGTATGGCTCTTCCAACAGGGcttcaggtgggcccccacatTCCACATCACCTACCCCGATCGACTGCCGGAATCTCTCCCGAAGGTCGACGTGATGGTTTGCACTGCTGATCCCGTTAGAGAGCCACCATCACTCGTCGCCAACACACTCCTATCTCTCATGGCCTATGACTACGACGTGGACAAGTTAGCCTACTATCTATCAGACGATGGTGGGTCAGAGCTGACGTTCCATGCAGCGTATCAGGCCTCCATCTTCTCAAAGCATTGGTTACCTTTCTGTCGCAAGTATAACGTTGAGCCGCGGGCCCCTCAGCAATACTTCTCGTTGGAGAATTCCATCGCCGGCGGGAGTCGGAATTTCCAGATGGACTATAGCTCAGTAAAG AAAAAATTTGAAGAAATGCAAGAGAAAATAGAGAAAGCGGGAAGAAATCAGCACGTAGAAAAGGAGACACGTAAGCAGCACAAGGGCTTTGCTGAGTGGGAATCTAAGGTCCACCCACGGGACCACCCATCCATCATAGAG GTTTTGCTACGTGGGAATGGAGAAGATGTTGATGCGGACGGTAACAACATGCCGACGCTCGTATATGTATCGCGAGAGAAACGACCAGGCCATCCACATCATTACAAGGCTGGTGCCCTCAATGCTATG AATCGGGTGTCGAATTTGATAAGCAATGCACCTTTCATTCTCAATGTCGACTGCGACATGCACTCGAATAATGCACAAGCCCTTCGTCATGCCATGTGTTTCATGCTGGACCCTAAGGAGAGCCACCGAATCGGGTATGTCCAGTTCCCTCAGAGCTTTGGAGGATTGACTAAAAACGACTTGTATGCCAATGGGGTCAAGAGGATTTATGAG ATTGAATTTTTCGGTGCAAATGCACACAACGGTCCCATGTATGCTGGCACTGGCTCAATTCACCGGCGTGAGTCTCTCAACGGAAGGAAATTTACACCTGATTACCGGCCTAATTTGGAAGAGAAACCAG CTGGAGGTAATGAGAGCTGGAGAGAGTTGGAAGCAAAGGCCAAGGCTCTATCAAGTTGCACTTACGAGAATGGCAAACCATGGGGCAAGGAT ATGGGATTGATGTATGGATGCGCTGTAGAGGATGTGTTCACAGGCGTGGTTTTGCAGTCAAGGGGTTGGCAATCAGTTTTCTGCAGCCCAAAGAGGACAGCTTACTTGGGTTTTCCCCCAGTTAACACCAACGACACCCTCATTCAACACAAGAGATGGTCGACTGGCTTGCTTGAGATCTTCCTTTCCGACTACTGCCCTTGGACACATGGTGTTGGACGCTTGAAGCTTGGCCAGATCATGTGCTACAGTTTTTACACCCTCTGGGCCCTCTGGTGTCTGCCCATGGTCTGTTATGCACTCTTTCTCCCTTTGGCTGCTGCCAATGACATCCCAATCTTCCCTAAG GCCTCTGATCCATGGTTCAAGGTGTTTGCTTTCTTGGGCATTGCTTCCCACATCTTCAGTCTGGGTGAATTGATTTTGGCTAAAGGAACAATGAAGATGTGGTGGAATGAGACTCGAATGTGGATGATGAAAGGTTCTTCTTCCTACCTTTTTTCGGTTATGGTCATAATCTTAAAATATCTCGGCATTTCGGAGGCCGGTTTTGAGATTACTAGCAAAGTCATCGACGAAGAAGCACTGAAGAGGTACAAGAAAGAATTGATGGAATTCGCGGTTGCCTCCCCCATGTTCATTCCCCCAACAACACTCTCTCTACTCAACCTCTTCTATTTCCTCAAGGCAATGATGATTATGGTCACAACAGGCGGATGGGCTATCTTCGATCATATGGCCCTACAGATTATTATCTCAGGTTATATAAGCTTAATTAGTGTGCCGTTATATGAAGCCATGTTCTTCAGGAAGGATAAAGGTCGGATGCCGACGTCTATAACTATATATTCGATGGGGCTGGCACTTGCTCTGTTATCTCTATTTTCACCTTTCATATGA